Within Sandaracinaceae bacterium, the genomic segment TCTGCGACTACGCGTTCAACACGATCGACCTGCTGAAGCTCGCCGGGAACACCTACTGGTCCTGCGCGGGCGACTGGAACGTGCCGATGACGCTGATGACGCCCGTGGGCGCCGGCATCCACGGCAGCATCTACCACTCGCACTCGTTCGACGCGCAGGCGACGCGCATCCCCGGCTGGAAGATCGTGATGCCCAGCAACCCGCGCGACGCGTACGGGCTGCTGCTCAGCGCGATCGCGGATCCGAACCCGGTGATGGTGCTCCTCCCCAAGGCGCTGATGCGCGCCAAGGCCGAGGGCCCCGAGGAGATGATCCCGGGGGAGCCCGAGAGCGCACGGGAGCTCCGCGACCGCATCGACGCTCCGGTCGGCGATCGCTCGGAGTGGGTGCCGAGCTGGCCGGACACGGCGCTCGAGCTGATCCCGCTCGGCAAGAGCAAGACGCTCCGCGAGGGCAACGACCTCACCGTCGTCACCTACGGGCGGCTGGCCCGGGTGGCGATGAAGGCGGTCGACGCGCTGCGCGAGGAGCAGGGCATCGGCGCCGAGCTGATCGACATGCGCTCGCTGCACCCGTACGACTGGGACGCCATCGAGGCGAGCGTGCGGAAGACGGGGCGCGTGGTCTTCATGAACGAAGACACGGAGATCACGAACTTCGGCGAGCACCTCGTGCGCCGCACGTGCGACGAGCTGTTCGGGGAGCTGCGCGTGGCGCCGCGGCTTCACGCGGGCGCGCACCTGCCCGGCGTCGGGCTCTCCGAGCCGCTCGAGATCGCCTCCATCCCGACCCTGGAGTCGGTCACCCAGGCCATCCGCGAGCTCGCGGAGGCGCCCGAGGTGGGCCGCAGTCAGCGCGATCAGCCGCGGGTCACGCGCCGCAAGCCGACCGTGGACTTCACGCTCGACCCGCGCGAGATGACGGGCAACATCGTCACGCGCGAGATCTTCGGCCGCTCGCTCCGCTACCGCTGAACCGGCGCGACCGCCGACGGGGCGGCGGGCCGTGACGCGACGGTCTTGCCGCTGCGGACCTGCAGCGCGCCCGTGGAGCGGAAGGCGTAGCGGGCCGCCTCCGCCTCCTCGGCCGTGCGCGCGATGACGCCGAGCGCGGTGCCGCCGCGGTCCTCGTCCGCCTCGAAGAAGTCGGCGCGGAGCGTGGGCTTGCGCCAGCCGAACACGGCCCCGACGACAGCGCCGAGGGGGAACGCCAGCGCGGCGCCCCAGAGGGCCGACGCCCAGTGGCCGGCGGTGAAGGGGTGGTCGTTCACCCACGTGATCTCGGCCGTGGTCGAGACCCCGAGGATCAGCGCGCCGAACGCCGCGGCCAGCGCTCCGCCGAGCCAGGCGTAGCGGCCCGCGGCGTGGTGCGCGAACGCCGCGAGGTGCGGACCCCGCGTGTCATCGGGGGCGAGCAACGAGGTGCGCTCGTCCGGGATGCCTTGCTCGCGCATCATCGCCTTGGCTTTCCGCGCCGCCTCGGTGGTCTTGTACAGTCCGATCAGCCTCATGCGGGCACGCTAGGGTCAGCTCGCTCGCCGCGCCGCTCGTGTCAGACTCGGGGTATGACGAGACTGCTTCTCTTGGGGATCGGGGCGCTGGCGCTCGTCGGCTGCTCGGACAGCCACGGCGCGGGTGGGGACGGGGGCGGCGAGGACGCCGGCGGGACGAGCGGGCTCGACCTGTGCGAGACGCCCGACGACTGCGTGGTGGTCCCGGCGAGCTGCTGCGGCACCTGCGGCGAGCCCACGCGCGACGACGCGGTGGCGCTGAACCGCGCTTCCGCGTCGACCTACCGCGACATGGCGTGCGGGGACGACTTCGCTTGCCCCGCGTGCGCGGGCATGCCCGACCCGACGCTGCTCGCCACGTGCGAGGCCAACCGCTGCGTCGTGGTGGACCTGCAAGCGCACGTGTCGACCGAGTGCGGGAGCGACGCGGATTGTCGCGTGCGGACGGCCGACTGCTGCGAGTGCGGCGGCGCGACGGATCCC encodes:
- a CDS encoding transketolase C-terminal domain-containing protein — translated: MATIVQAVRMALHVGEEQLGVTDIFGEDVGPPLGGVFTATQGLKTAWNTPLDERGIVGAAMGLALAGQRPVAEIQFCDYAFNTIDLLKLAGNTYWSCAGDWNVPMTLMTPVGAGIHGSIYHSHSFDAQATRIPGWKIVMPSNPRDAYGLLLSAIADPNPVMVLLPKALMRAKAEGPEEMIPGEPESARELRDRIDAPVGDRSEWVPSWPDTALELIPLGKSKTLREGNDLTVVTYGRLARVAMKAVDALREEQGIGAELIDMRSLHPYDWDAIEASVRKTGRVVFMNEDTEITNFGEHLVRRTCDELFGELRVAPRLHAGAHLPGVGLSEPLEIASIPTLESVTQAIRELAEAPEVGRSQRDQPRVTRRKPTVDFTLDPREMTGNIVTREIFGRSLRYR